A window of Streptomyces sp. SAI-127 contains these coding sequences:
- a CDS encoding DEAD/DEAH box helicase, with product MNHPDPHGTASFSEMALPPQVLRTLTELGVREPFPIQAATLPDALAGRDVLGRGRTGSGKTLAFGLPLLVRTAGQRAEAKQPLALILVPTRELAQQVTEALAPYADALRLRMAAVVGGMSIGRQTAALREGAEVVVATPGRLHDLIERKACRLGRVRITVLDEADQMCDMGFLPQVTEVLDQVRPDGQRMLFSATLDRDVDQLVSRYLNDPVVHSVDPSAGAVSTSDHHVLVVHGPDRYAVTTEIAARDGRVLLFLDTKHAVDQLTRHLRAGGVHAAALHSGKSQPQRTRTLAQFKDGQVTVLVATNVAARGLHIDDLDLVVNVDPPTDAKDYLHRAGRTARAGESGKVVTLVLSGQRRETSRVMTEAGIEPTVTKVRSGEAELSRITGAKAPSGTPLDRGPAVPRPKNTNAPFRGLGTSKDASRGTGGKSRKSGEARKLAEARRAAQVRRGG from the coding sequence ATGAACCACCCGGACCCGCACGGCACCGCCTCCTTCTCCGAGATGGCACTACCGCCCCAGGTGCTGCGCACCCTCACCGAACTCGGCGTGCGCGAGCCCTTCCCGATCCAGGCGGCCACCCTGCCCGACGCCCTCGCGGGACGTGACGTCCTGGGGCGCGGGCGCACCGGATCGGGCAAGACGCTCGCCTTCGGCCTGCCGCTGCTCGTCCGGACGGCCGGGCAGCGCGCGGAGGCGAAGCAGCCCCTCGCACTGATCCTCGTGCCCACCCGGGAGCTGGCCCAGCAGGTCACCGAGGCGCTCGCGCCGTACGCCGACGCACTCCGGCTGCGGATGGCCGCGGTCGTCGGCGGCATGTCGATCGGCCGGCAGACCGCCGCGCTGCGGGAGGGGGCCGAAGTCGTCGTCGCCACCCCCGGACGACTGCACGACCTCATCGAGCGCAAGGCCTGCCGCCTGGGACGCGTGCGGATCACCGTCCTCGACGAGGCCGACCAGATGTGCGACATGGGCTTCCTGCCGCAGGTCACCGAAGTGCTCGACCAGGTGCGTCCCGACGGCCAGCGGATGCTCTTCTCGGCCACCCTCGACCGTGACGTCGACCAGTTGGTCAGCCGCTATCTCAACGACCCTGTCGTGCACTCGGTCGACCCGTCCGCAGGCGCCGTCTCGACGAGCGATCACCATGTGCTGGTCGTCCACGGCCCCGACCGGTACGCCGTCACCACCGAGATCGCCGCCCGTGACGGCCGCGTGCTGCTGTTCCTCGACACCAAGCACGCCGTCGACCAGCTCACCCGGCACCTGCGGGCCGGCGGAGTGCACGCTGCGGCCCTGCACAGCGGCAAGTCCCAGCCGCAGCGCACCCGTACCCTCGCGCAGTTCAAGGACGGCCAGGTCACCGTCCTGGTCGCCACCAATGTCGCGGCCCGCGGCCTGCACATCGACGACCTCGACCTCGTCGTCAACGTCGATCCGCCCACCGACGCCAAGGACTATCTGCACCGCGCGGGGCGTACCGCCCGGGCGGGTGAGTCCGGAAAGGTCGTCACCTTGGTGCTGTCGGGCCAGCGCCGCGAGACGAGCCGGGTGATGACCGAGGCCGGCATCGAGCCGACCGTCACCAAGGTGCGCTCGGGCGAGGCGGAGCTGAGCCGGATCACCGGGGCCAAGGCCCCCTCCGGCACCCCGCTCGACCGAGGCCCCGCCGTGCCGCGGCCCAAGAACACCAACGCCCCCTTCCGCGGACTGGGCACCAGCAAGGACGCCTCCCGCGGCACCGGCGGCAAGTCCCGGAAATCCGGCGAGGCCCGCAAGCTCGCCGAGGCCCGGAGGGCGGCACAGGTGCGTCGCGGCGGCTGA